The following proteins are encoded in a genomic region of Corticium candelabrum chromosome 11, ooCorCand1.1, whole genome shotgun sequence:
- the LOC134187114 gene encoding zinc finger protein 862-like yields MKRWLQAYKKEWESDPVCSGWLTESKRSAGMAFCSLCTKDLSYKTGGLRTLRTHATSREHVARVQQKNSGWKGTIKASFAPKQENAVSVAATNAVLKLAFFFAEHDVALAVSDHLTPLLPILFPDSKIASAVSAGRTKMTAAVHTVADSMHAHLVSQMKIGFFSIVPDESTDISVFEQVAVSARVIDTTDGLVKSYSLGIKPVPSASATNIFGKIEEMFKDDGIPWRNMIAYGSDGANVMRGSKNSVLTRLKNVQPYLYSIHCTCHQLHLCAQGASKCIPPIVEDFARNVAYFFEKSAKRVARYKEFQAAANVPSHKLIKPSSTRWLSLHQSVSRVLEQWDALEQYFTQDNDVRNVSKVKEWVELMAAKCTKAYLYFLKEVLPIFTTVNCRYQTSNVMIHKLYDDQRHNF; encoded by the coding sequence ATGAAACGATGGCTACAGGCCTACAAGAAGGAGTGGGAGAGCGATCCTGTATGCTCTGGTTGGTTAACAGAGTCGAAGAGAAGTGCAGGCATGGCCTTCTGCAGTCTGTGCACTAAGGACCTCAGCTACAAGACTGGCGGTCTTAGGACCTTGCGTACCCACGCAACCTCGCGGGAGCACGTTGCAAGAGTACAACAAAAAAATTCTGGATGGAAAGGCACTATCAAGGCCAGCTTTGCTCCAAAGCAAGAGAACGCTGTTTCGGTAGCTGCAACAAACGCCGTCCTAAAATTGGCATTCTTCTTTGCTGAGCATGACGTAGCTCTTGCAGTGTCTGATCATCTGACTCCACTGCTTCCAATCCTTTTCCCGGATTCTAAGATTGCTTCAGCCGTTTCTGCCGGGCGCACCAAAATGACTGCAGCCGTGCACACCGTTGCTGATAGCATGCACGCACATCTCGTTTCCCAGATGAAAATTGGATTTTTCAGCATTGTTCCTGATGAATCTACTGATATATCAGTGTTTGAACAGGTGGCAGTATCAGCTCGCGTGATCGACACTACAGATGGATTGGTGAAGTCCTATAGTTTGGGCATTAAACCAGTCCCGTCAGCGTCTGCTACCAACATTTTCGGCAAGATTGAAGAAATGTTCAAAGATGATGGTATTCCATGGAGAAACATGATCGCTTATGGATCAGATGGGGCCAACGTCATGCGTGGATCAAAGAATTCTGTTTTGACTAGGCTCAAGAACGTTCAACCTTACCTGTATTCTATTCACTGCACATGTCATCAGCTCCACCTTTGTGCTCAGGGTGCTTCTAAATGCATACCACCCATAGTAGAAGACTTCGCTAGGAATGTGGCATACTTTTTTGAGAAAAGTGCAAAGCGTGTCGCGAGATACAAAGAGTTTCAGGCAGCTGCAAACGTTCCTTCACACAAGCTCATAAAACCGTCCTCTACAAGATGGCTCAGCTTGCATCAAAGTGTATCAAGAGTCTTGGAGCAGTGGGACGCTCTTGAACAGTACTTCACCCAAGACAACGATGTAAGGAACGTTTCAAAAGTAAAGGAGTGGGTTGAATTGATGGCAGCCAAGTGCACTAAAGCCTACCTATACTTTCTGAAGGAAGTCTTACCTATTTTTACTACAGTGAACTGCCGCTATCAGACAAGCAATGTTATGATTCACAAACTGTATGATGACCAGCGACACAACTTCTGA
- the LOC134187112 gene encoding uncharacterized protein LOC134187112, which produces MPPHRLALKVGIPLMVLRNLALEIANGTRLILKRMMNNCLEKTIDTGPHKGQDVYLPKIPLIPSDTELSFEFKRLQFPVKVCFAMTINKAQGQTLAVAGLDLHEPPFSHGQLYVGISRVASKHGLTLLAKEGKTNNIVYQEVLSTR; this is translated from the coding sequence ATGCCTCCTCATAGACTGGCTCTAAAGGTGGGAATTCCTTTAATGGTTCTCCGAAATCTGGCTCTTGAGATTGCAAACGGCACACGTCTTATACTAAAGAGAAtgatgaacaactgtctggaaAAAACTATTGATACTGGACCACATAAAGGCCAAGACGTGTATCTGCCAAAGATACCACTAATTCCCAGTGATACTGAACTGTCATTTGAATTCAAACGACTTCAGTTTCCAGTTAAGGTCTGCTTTGCTATGACTATTAACAAGGCACAAGGGCAGACCTTAGCTGTGGCAGGGCTAGATCTACACGAGCCACCCTTTAGCCATGGACAGCTTTATGTTGGCATTTCTAGAGTTGCCTCCAAACACGGACTAACTCTCTTGGCAAAAGAAGGAAAAACGAACAACATAGTGTACCAGGAAGTGCTGTCGACAAGATGA
- the LOC134187113 gene encoding uncharacterized protein LOC134187113, with protein MSHFERSAFLTVCRDFYLVAAKEVKRRLPLSCPVLSALRFLCPERGKERSAREIGHLASQFSNVVLPENITKLQREWQRYQTESTSSRSSLPLAIDKHWHELIKRSDASGCQEFPLLSCFASAMLVIPHSSADIERNFSNMGSDKSNTRNSIGTPLLNSLMTIGCNKGQMTCLTFTPTPSMRRELPQHVAKAAGRAKNTKSAATNRSTGVNQEAACAKTPVLVCQSESSAHNPCPMQDLKEPVIQFQTKRRSSSVTKHPPFSRKRPSTSAIHTHPATTASKMSKRGDTPTAHNASSPKVNAFEFLQSQLLHHNENLDSKEIWTYRGSEYLLAPSLRQSRIDGRDGSNACTVIAAQVCQLILLQKDSFLLPPETSFLEETLVNAMRAGNATYDQMGLKGFLSAYDVVSMEPSPTLLASEDYFIRPGCWQGLVDFVPGRLRSFTDDKVVAGVLVVSPYSFAVCYLQEHSLFIVFDSHSHGNAGGLIGRVPKNFAAKYFEEFLGRHYAHLEFVPSSSNKVAQFTSLIVKDLW; from the coding sequence ATGTCTCATTTTGAAAGGAGCGCTTTCCTGACTGTATGTCGAGATTTTTATCTTGTGGCAGCAAAAGAGGTCAAACGTCGATTGCCTCTGTCATGCCCTGTTCTATCTGCTCTCCGGTTTCTATGCCCCGAAAGAGGCAAGGAACGCTCAGCAAGAGAAATTGGCCACCTAGCTAGCCAATTCTCGAATGTTGTCCTCCCAGAGAATATTACCAAGCTGCAGCGGGAGTGGCAGCGCTATCAGACCGAGAGCACTTCTAGTCGAAGTTCATTACCTCTGGCTATAGACAAACACTGGCATGAATTGATTAAAAGGTCAGATGCCTCTGGCTGCCAGGAATTTCCTCTTTTATCTTGTTTTGCATCAGCTATGCTAGTTATACCACATTCTAGTGCAGATATCGAACGAAATTTTTCAAACATGGGCAGCGACAAATCCAATACCCGCAACAGTATCGGTACGCCCTTGCTTAACAGCTTGATGACAATTGGTTGCAATAAAGGTCAAATGACGTGCTTAACGTTTACACCCACGCCATCGATGAGACGGGAGCTGCCACAACATGTGGCTAAGGCAGCTGGTCGTGCCAAGAATACCAAGTCCGCTGCAACAAATAGGAGCACTGGAGTAAATCAAGAAGCAGCTTGTGCAAAGACACCCGTCCTAGTGTGTCAATCTGAATCATCTGCACACAACCCATGCCCAATGCAAGATTTGAAAGAACCTGTTATTCAATTTCAGACAAAACGCAGATCTAGTTCAGTTACAAAGCATCCTCCTTTCTCACGCAAGCGTCCAAGTACTTCTGCTATCCACACCCATCCTGCCACAACGGCCAGCAAAATGAGCAAACGAGGTGATACTCCAACAGCCCATAATGCAAGTAGTCCGAAAGTTAATGCATTTGAGTTTCTTCAATCACAGTTACTTCACCACAATGAGAATCTAGACTCTAAAGAGATATGGACATACCGGGGTTCAGAATACCTATTAGCACCTTCGCTCCGCCAGTCTCGTATTGATGGACGTGATGGCAGCAATGCTTGCACTGTCATAGCAGCTCAAGTGTGTCAGCTGATTCTTTTGCAGAAAGACTCGTTTTTACTACCGCCTGAAACCTCTTTCCTAGAAGAGACTCTTGTCAACGCTATGAGGGCAGGAAATGCTACGTACGATCAGATGGGCTTGAAGGGGTTTCTGAGTGCATACGATGTTGTAAGCATGGAACCCTCGCCCACCCTTCTAGCTTCGGAGGATTATTTCATACGACCGGGATGTTGGCAGGGGCTAGTAGATTTTGTCCCCGGCAGGCTACGTTCTTTCACTGATGACAAAGTGGTGGCTGGCGTGCTAGTTGTATCACCTTATTCATTTGCAGTGTGCTACCTGCAGGAACACAGCTTGTTCATTGTGTTTGACAGCCATTCACATGGTAACGCAGGTGGCTTGATTGGCAGAGTGCCAAAGAATTTTGCTGCTAAATACTTTGAAGAGTTCCTTGGTCGCCACTATGCACACCTAGAATTTGTTCCTTCTAGTAGCAACAAAGTAGCGCAATTTACAAGCTTAATCGTTAAGGATTTGTGGTAA
- the LOC134187111 gene encoding tigger transposable element-derived protein 4-like codes for MSTEHTSERYRSSSRKLVTLSLKRKIELIQCVESGGKRKKEIASDFGIAPNTLSTILRDKDRYQRLFYGGKTDLNKKRARGAVHEDVDEALLAWFTCARSDNVPLSGPILMGKAEELAKKLGKPDWSCSVGWLDRFKKRHSIACKSMSGERAAVDEETTDSWKAEVLHSILSKYHPRDVFNADETGIFWRLLPDKTLAFRHEKCHGGKKSKERVTAMVCANMDGTEKMPLLVIGKFKNPRCFKRIRKLPVDYEANKRAWMTRKLFIKWVRPFDARMSKAKRKVLLVVDNCSSHINIPDLKATEFLFLPPNATAKLQPCDCGIIKNFKSHYRSLMLRKLLQHIESGMRPGEFSINLLDSVMLLEQAWNLVTMTTVKNCFRKAGFYTDDNSDVETEDANIRPLVRELIDRGVIDASLTEDEFIEVDSELSVSPGLPTASEIIGSLQSSEKTGNPLHIESEEDDCGDELPPVSHYEASNCLQKLRVFVAQRDGDSDLLEKLNKLERQIDVFAMENRFQPTLESFFSASTVGRSGCM; via the coding sequence ATGTCGACAGAACATACATCAGAACGTTATCGTTCGAGCTCTCGAAAGTTGGTAACGCTGTCGCTTAAGAGAAAGATTGAGTTGATACAGTGCGTTGAAAGTGgtggaaagagaaagaaagaaattgcGAGCGACTTTGGAATAGCGCCAAACACGCTGTCGACTATACTTCGTGATAAAGACAGATACCAAAGGCTTTTCTATGGAGGAAAGACGGACTTGAACAAGAAAAGAGCTCGAGGAGCTGTGCACGAGGACGTAGATGAAGCGTTGCTAGCATGGTTTACGTGTGCAAGATCTGACAACGTGCCACTTAGCGGCCCCATATTGATGGGGAAAGCTGAAGAGTTGGCGAAGAAGCTAGGGAAACCCGATTGGTCTTGTAGTGTGGGGTGGCTGGACAGATTCAAAAAACGCCATTCCATTGCATGTAAGTCAATGTCTGGGGAGAGAGCTGCAGTAGATGAAGAAACTACAGATTCATGGAAAGCTGAGGTATTGCATTCAATACTTTCAAAATATCATCCAAGAGATGTGTTCAATGCTGATGAGACTGGGATATTTTGGAGACTCCTGCCTGACAAGACACTAGCCTTTAGACACGAGAAATGTCATGGTGGAAAAAAATCAAAAGAAAGAGTAACAGCTATGGTATGCGCGAACATGGATGGCACAGAAAAGATGCCTTTGTTGGTAATTGGAAAATTCAAAAATCCAAGGTGTTTTAAAAGAATCAGGAAACTTCCCGTTGACTATGAAGCAAATAAGCGTGCCTGGATGACAAGGAAACTGTTCATTAAATGGGTGAGACCGTTTGATGCGAGAATGAGTAAAGCCAAGAGAAAGGTGTTGCTGGTTGTTGACAACTGTAGCTCACATATCAACATACCTGATTTGAAAGCCACAGAGTTTCTGTTTCTGCCTCCAAATGCCACTGCCAAACTTCAACCATGTGATTGTGGAATCATAAAGAACTTTAAGAGCCACTATAGATCTTTAATGCTTCGCAAGCTGTTACAGCATATTGAATCAGGAATGAGACCAGGAGAGTTTTCCATTAATCTTTTGGATTCTGTGATGCTTTTAGAACAGGCTTGGAACTTAGTCACAATGACCACTGTGAAGAACTGTTTTAGGAAAGCGGGATTCTACACAGATGATAATTCAGATGTGGAAACAGAGGATGCAAATATCAGACCTCTTGTAAGAGAGCTTATTGACCGAGGTGTCATAGATGCTTCACTTACTGAAGATGAgtttattgaagttgattcGGAGTTGTCAGTATCACCTGGATTGCCAACAGCATCCGAAATCATCGGCAGTCTTCAGAGTTCGGAAAAAACTGGCAACCCTCTCCATATTGAATCAGAAGAGGATGACTGTGGTGACGAACTACCACCAGTTAGCCACTATGAAGCTAGCAATTGCCTGCAAAAACTGCGGGTTTTTGTTGCACAAAGAGATGGTGATTCCGACTTACTAGAGAAGCTAAACAAATTAGAGAGACAGATTGATGTCTTTGCTATGGAGAACCGATTTCAGCCAACTCTAGAGTCTTTTTTCAGTGCAAGTACTGTAGGTAGGAGTGGCTGTATGTAA
- the LOC134187110 gene encoding uncharacterized protein LOC134187110 translates to MFPKAVLRCPPRAGKKKRYVVKALLHSRLEKWLSGDFVSLWTEARLEAAHRPVVSSKNVSVTQSNVKRALAIAREGNFSKAVQCLGSCGTAAHNDTQALEELLQRHPQHVLPDWNDDIPPPLTVSSESVLSALRDFPKASSPGASQLHCQHLLDATDGNSSPLSKDCLDRLTRLICFLLSGQADSRIAPWLSGAPLTALLKKQGGIRPIAVGEVLRRLTSRLCCSAARSASSDVFLPYGQVGVGIRGGLETAVHSLSAIIDLRGNNPDLCCLKVDFRNAFNECRRSSFLHRLQRDFPSIFAWAQWCYHCEGQLRFGSHCIKSSGGVQQGDPLGPLLFSLTLLELLDDIDSTPDINLQVWYLDDGTIVGPRKAVSSLLDSLSVKGPSHGLILNLEKCEVFWPSGDISFPEFPDSVQRVQCISGGAEFLGSPVFGSDAFYDATFGRKIDKILSCQSRLTDLEDPQVELHLLRSCLSLCKVNHLLRTVPSEKVKFQLERFDSELRSSLEVISRSSVSDVAWKQATLPIRLGGLGLRETCRTSALAFVGSCNFTRDLSIRLLGCAKPPVLRSSEGPITNPDVPDLLFPGEVSSREQLLSTLLSTADVDLGGASQHDLQEIFDKSLLSDIKNSVSIRDQARLNAISTPHAGAWLRAIPNRNLGLVMSAEEYVIALRLRLGIPIFPSLSTRCPCGSIIDAYGDHVLGCGYGNLRIKRHDALCDVIFHTLLEDHSGTRREQHCGGYNNSRPGDVYHPDFLLGRPGYFDITVRNSFQQSHIVHSAYCAGAAAAAGEMEKDDRHKDNVEATGGVFYPLVVESYGTWTSSSLQTLKTIARRTSLRSSITVSRAIVNFHGQLSLRLWQFNARMILDRLSLLGLDRDYSVCSSL, encoded by the coding sequence ATGTTCCCAAAGGCAGTGTTGAGATGTCCTCCTCGTGCAGGGAAGAAGAAACGTTATGTGGTGAAAGCCTTGTTACATTCACGACTAGAGAAATGGTTGTCAGGAGATTTTGTTTCACTTTGGACTGAAGCCAGATTGGAAGCAGCACATCGACCTGTAGTGTCTTCAAAGAATGTCTCTGTCACTCAAAGTAATGTCAAACGTGCGTTGGCAATAGCTAGAGAAGGAAATTTTTCTAAAGCAGTGCAATGTCTTGGTTCTTGTGGTACTGCTGCACACAATGATACCCAGGCCCTTGAAGAGTTACTGCAGCGTCATCCTCAACACGTTCTTCCAGATTGGAATGACGACATTCCTCCTCCACTTACTGTCTCTTCAGAGTCTGTACTCTCTGCTTTACGTGACTTTCCCAAAGCGTCTAGTCCTGGAGCTTCGCAGTTGCATTGCCAGCACCTATTGGATGCCACTGATGGGAATTCTTCACCGTTATCTAAAGATTGCCTTGACAGATTGACTCGCTTGatttgttttcttttgtcAGGCCAGGCTGACTCTCGCATTGCTCCGTGGCTTTCTGGTGCACCTTTGACTGCTCTTCTCAAGAAACAAGGTGGTATACGCCCGATTGCTGTTGGAGAGGTCTTACGTCGCCTTACGAGTCGCCTTTGTTGCTCAGCAGCGAGATCTGCCTCGTCAGATGTTTTCCTTCCGTACGGTCAAGTTGGCGTCGGTATTCGTGGAGGTTTGGAAACTGCTGTTCATTCGCTATCAGCTATCATTGATTTGCGTGGAAATAATCCTGATCTCTGTTGCTTGAAGGTGGATTTCAGAAATGCTTTCAATGAATGTCGTCGTTCTTCTTTCCTTCATCGATTACAAAGGGATTTCCCTTCAATATTTGCTTGGGCTCAGTGGTGTTACCACTGTGAAGGACAGCTACGTTTCGGTAGTCACTGTATCAAATCATCAGGAGGAGTACAGCAAGGCGACCCTCTTGGTCCGCTCCTTTTTTCTCTGACTCTCCTGGAGTTGTTGGACGATATTGATTCCACACCTGACATCAACCTTCAGGTATGGTATTTGGACGACGGAACTATTGTTGGTCCTCGTAAGGCGGTTTCTTCCCTCCTGGATAGCTTGTCTGTAAAGGGTCCTTCCCATGGATTGATCCTTAACTTGGAGAAGTGCGAAGTCTTCTGGCCCTCTGGAGATATTtcgtttcctgagttcccggaTAGTGTTCAAAGAGTGCAATGCATTTCTGGTGGAGCAGAGTTTTTAGGCTCTCCGGTATTTGGATCAGATGCTTTTTATGATGCCACTTTTGGCAggaaaattgacaaaattctgTCATGCCAAAGTCGTCTGACGGATCTAGAAGACCCGCAGGTGGAGTTACACCTACTTAGAAGTTGCCTGAGCTTGTGCAAGGTTAATCACCTTCTTAGAACAGTTCCGTCAGAGAAAGTAAAATTTCAGCTCGAGAGGTTCGACAGCGAGTTGCGAAGCAGTCTGGAGGTGATTTCTCGCTCATCTGTATCTGACGTCGCGTGGAAACAGGCCACATTGCCAATCCGTCTCGGTGGTTTGGGTTTGAGAGAAACCTGTAGAACTTCCGCACTCGCTTTCGTAGGCAGTTGCAATTTTACACGGGATTTGAGTATTCGTCTCTTGGGGTGTGCTAAGCCACCTGTTTTGAGGAGCAGTGAAGGGCCAATCACTAATCCTGATGTTCCAGATCTGCTTTTCCCAGGTGAGGTATCGTCTCGTGAACAGCTGCTGTCTACTCTCCTGTCTACCGCTGATGTTGACCTCGGCGGAGCAAGTCAACATGATTTGCAAGAGATTTTCGACAAGTCACTTTTATCTGACATTAAGAACTCAGTCAGTATACGCGACCAAGCACGTCTAAACGCTATATCAACTCCTCATGCAGGCGCATGGCTGCGGGCAATCCCTAACAGAAATTTGGGCCTCGTCATGTCTGCAGAGGAATATGTGATTGCTTTACGTTTACGGCTAGGAATTCCAATTTTTCCTTCTCTCTCTACTAGATGTCCATGTGGTTCAATAATAGATGCCTACGGAGATCATGTGTTAGGTTGCGGCTATGGTAACCTGAGAATTAAACGCCATGATGCGTTATGTGATGTCATCTTTCACACACTACTTGAGGATCACTCTGGCACTCGGAGAGAACAGCACTGTGGCGGATATAATAATTCTCGCCCAGGTGACGTCTACCACCCAGATTTTCTACTTGGTCGTCCAGGATATTTTGATATCACAGTAAGGAATTCCTTCCAGCAGTCTCACATTGTCCACTCCGCTTATTGTGCTGGTGCCGCTGCAGCAGCTGGAGAGATGGAGAAAGACGATCGTCATAAAGACAACGTAGAGGCGACAGGAGGTGTTTTCTACCCGCTGGTAGTTGAGTCCTACGGAACGTGGACCTCCAGTAGCTTACAAACTTTAAAAACAATTGCTAGAAGGACATCTCTCCGTAGTAGTATTACTGTCAGCAGGGCTATCGTTAATTTTCACGGGCAGCTCTCTCTCCGCCTTTGGCAATTTAACGCTAGGATGATTTTGgaccgtttgtctttgttagGTTTAGACAGAGACTACTCTGTTT